CCTGAAACCCCCTCCGGATCCCCAATGACACACAGTGAAACGTCCAACGAAATCGGGTATTGAAATCGACCATTTTCCTCAAATTCGTATTATATAGAGTCCAACTGGTTCTGATGGGGTCGGACTGCAATTAGAATTTCTTTGCCGTATCCATGTTCTAGAgtttttcatgttgaatacgtttgaatatttagaATACCATCTTGCTTTTAATATTACAAGGGTAATTCACTGTAAATCAAAACTAAGCGGTGCAGCTGACTTGAATAAAATGGCCgttaatcaaaatatttccgATCGATTTAATCAGAATGTTGTTTTAATACGTTAATCAATATTATCTGCTTGGTTACCGGGTACGGAAACTTGTTTCACCGGTTTAAAAAAGTCTGGAAAGATTGATCAAGTTCAGCGAATGCGACTAATCTTGAACTTGAAAACACCTTTTCACCATATATGTATGTGGCCGTTCTAATTACATagttttatgttcaatttcttgtgAAACCTAGactaatttttctattttatattgtttttacgatggttttattctgttatataTTGATGCTAAGGAGTTTGTTCTGTCTGCAGtctatatagaaaaaaaattgtcggaCGAAAAGTGCTGGCAAGTCGTACTCTCGTACTCACAtctgaaaatgacaaaaagaCGCATAGCCCTCTGGGAAGCATGGCACAAAATCTGATATCGGCTGCATTTCTGGACTTATAGTTCTGCGACTAATTGACATTCAGTTTGACTTAGTTCAtgtatagtcgactaacttcGATAACAGAAATTGGGCCAGACAGGCGGACGGACGACGAAGTGTATACAGTAGGCCTATGCCCATCCTCGCATGCCAGGGGTCCaatatcactcccgaactcgctacCACCagcccctggcctcacgaagcgtgatttcattactggcgctgttgcgcatgacgtcatatatcgatttgcgaaatacttccttgttcggtaaaacgttcgctgattggtccatttaacgggaaaaccaacagaagtctaccgTCGGTTtgtaacaagcgctgtgattggtacgaccggattctggtcggctagtaacgactcgtgaggtcaaggggttcggcgaacagctttagcgtagtgggttcgaatcccttgacgtgCGAAGATGGCCTATGCCCCTACAACGCGTAAAAACActaaatcactgataaaataCAAGCAATgctattctatatatttatacTTCTATATTTCCACCAGACGTTTTCTACATTTACAAgcatgaatttattttacatggACGGTACAGAAAATGTCTTGGAAAACTGAGGTGAATGAGAATCTGTGAAACCAAATACCTCCTCAGACTCCAGAAAACTTATATCTTAAAACGTTATTAAAGATTTATAGAAAATGCATTGAGTTCGGACGCTATTCACAGAGTCACGAGTCACGTGCGATGTGTCGTTAAACCTTGCGAATCTTCGAGCAAACATTCAACACGTTGTCGCTGTGGAGAAATTAGAAACAAGGAAAagacatttttaaaatttcgCTAAAAGACAAAaccattttatttttcgaaTGCTGATGTCAATCTGCTGCCTGCAGCAACCTTTCCAAACATTCACCAGTTttatgtgaagtgtggacgatcagtttttgaaagtgcgctgataaaatgtctaatgtctgatgtttgtagttcattttcaattgtaaatGTCGCAgatgaagtactgaacacatgtgaagtgtggaccaTCTGTTTTTTTAAAGACAGAACACTGATCCAGGCTGAGGGGTGCAGCGTACGGACTAGGGAATGCAGGGTCCAGATGGAGAGAGGTGCAGGTTCAAAGCTGAGAGGTGCGCAGGTTTCCGGACTGAGAGGGGCGCAGGGTCTAGCCTGAGAGGTGCGCAGGTTTCCGGACTGAGAGGGATGCCATATTGAACTTACATCTAATTTATCCATTATATCTGGCCGGTTTTCCAAGTCGCTGTAAGGTGGCAGTAATGCCTGTAAACGAACCGCTTTCAATGCAGAAGGCTGACAGCTAATCAGGTGATTCACTTCTTGCGCCTGCAGAAAATAAGCAAAAGacttttatttaaaaaaactttccGAAATTCACCACAAGGCTctgtagtcagtaacctgtctgtggtttagtttcacgatcggatatttagACATCCCTAatgttggtataagcccacccgattataaaagcttaccaccgatgattaggtaactaactgaAGGCTCTAATACAACAGGAGCTAAAATTGTAGCAACTGTCCCAGGGTGCGATCTAAGCagttgtccgattgcccgggacaagtatattctcatcagggcaagtaggttatcattatcacttgtcccccgggctagtgcaattttatgtcacaaattgcttttttcccactcgatacaacggattatagtgccaccaatcggactgcctgtgtagggcaagtagcttttggaggggggcaagcgaaatttcagatatgcttgccacCGCGCAAGTGGTTCTTATTCCTTAGATCAGACCCTGCAGTGTCCGAGATTCAACAGATGCTGATTTTCAATTTACAGATTAGAACTCACCCGATTTGAAGTGTATCGCAGTCGCATGATTCTCAATCGGTTTCTCGCTTCAGCCGCCCTGTATCACACGAGGGAAGAAACAAtagtaattaaaaaacatgaaaatccTGTAATCCTAGTAATTGAGAAACTTGAAAATCCCCAACAAACTCATGCGGTTAACTAGCATAAGCCTTCGTAGTTGTGATGATTATTATgttgacgacttatccaaataacAACTTAGACGTAGTGAATTAAATTAGAGATACAAATCTAGACTCATAatataaaatgatttcaataatgtgacgacttatccaaatgataacTAAACCCAAACAGGCGCTGATTCAACCTACTGTCGTTACCGCTTAAGTGGAGCTTTTTTCGAGACAGACACCAGATACAAGAGCAGATTTATTTCGAAGTATTGTGGATGGATGTGtggaaaattaaaatcaacgCTCGGAATGCATCCGGAGGTGACagaattctgaaatattgtTTGTTTATATTAGGCTCATTTTTCTACTTACTTCAATTGACCGATTA
This genomic interval from Tubulanus polymorphus chromosome 8, tnTubPoly1.2, whole genome shotgun sequence contains the following:
- the LOC141909638 gene encoding protein LKAAEAR1-like isoform X2: MTPLQKSRYLAYEDPPKYISEAQAHSSKRLTDLKKKQKKDNPPLQFDVVTEKDKHDKLIGQLKAAEARNRLRIMRLRYTSNRAQEVNHLISCQPSALKAVRLQALLPPYSDLENRPDIMDKLDRQRVECLLEDSQGLTTHRT